The genomic region ACAGGCTGCCAACAGCACATTGTAACGCGAGTGGTCATCCACCGAACACAGCGGATGACACCGCCCTTGGGCCAGCGGAAAATCCCCTTTGAAATCCACCTGCCACAACTGGTTGGGCGCACTCCGCTCAAACCGTTGATACGGCTGGGCCGCCAGACTCTGCGCCGGGCTGATCAGCCCGTGACGATGCAAGATGCCGGTGATCGTGCTCGTGGCGGGCAGTTCCGTGACGCCTAAATCCTGCAAACGCCGCCGCAGTTTGCGGGCACCCCAGGCCGGATGCGCCTGCCGCAGGGCCACCACCTTGTCCGCCATCTCCTGGCTGGTCTGGCCGGGGCTTCTTAGCGGCCGCCGTGACTGGTTGGCCAACGCTTCAACTCCGCCCTTTTCATAACGCTCCAGCCACTTGTAACCCACGGTAGGACTGATCTCGAACCGGCGACATAACTGCCGCACATTGGCTTCCGGCTGGCTGGCTAAACTCACAAACTCAAGTCGCACACTCATCAGGTCTTTCACAGGCCATGGCATATTTACGACACACTCCCACACCTCTTCCATGTGTCCACCATGTCTCCGCACACCTGTCCACCTTGTACCCAGTCCATACACCCTTGGAGGGGAGAGGGCCGGGGTGAGGGGTGCCGGGCTTTCCCTTTCTCCTGGTTCACTCGCTTCGGGGGCAGTGGCCTGCTGCGCCCCTCACGTCCCCCTTATTCTTCCTGTTGCAGCATCTCGTCCCATCCCCTAATTTCCCCCACCAGGATGCCATGACTCACCCTCCAAACCATGCGGCTCAATTTCACTAAACGATCGCGTCTGGTTGGTGTGCTGATCCTTGCCCTGCTGCTCCTCGGCTTCGGTTTTTACTATGCCTCCACGCAAAACGAACACCGCGCCGCCATCCAGGCCATCCGCGATGCCGGCGGCCGCTTCGGTTACGATTATGAAAATTACAACAACCCTCAAGGCTTGGCTCCGCACACATGGGTGCCCCCTTGGCTGCAAAGACTGATCGGTCCCGAATGGAAGGACATGTTTCATCAGGTGGACTATGTCATCTTTGAAGGAGGAGAAAGCCCTACTGATGAAACCATGGCCGCTATTTCCAAACTCCCTAAAATTACCCTGCTGGTTCTATGGGGTAACCGCACCGTTACGAGCCAAGGCTATGCTCATATCGGCAGCCTGAAAAACCTGACCCTGCTCAGCATTCAGGCCACCTCACTGGATGACACCGGCATGCTTCATTTGAAAGATCTGAAAAAGTTGCAACACCTCCAGTTATGCAACACCCAAATCACCGACCAATCCGCTCCAATTCTCAAAAACCTTCCCGCCCTGAAAGAATTATGGCTGGACGACACCAAGATCAGCAAACCAGCCGCGCGCGACATAGAAAAAGCACTCCCTAAGACAATGGTGACATACTGAACACTTCACACCCTATCCGCTTTTAATGCATCCCGTCACCCATCACCTCTACCGCCATTGGACCATTTACCTTGGTCTGTTCCTGTCCGCCCTCTGTCTCTTCACCGCCCTCCGCATTGAGTGGTTCAATGCCCAACCCTATACTACGAAGCTTCCGGTCCCGCCCGATTCAGGCAAATGGCGCTATTTCGGCAGCCCCTCCGGTTTGAAAGAAATGATGGAACGTAAATACCGAACCGACCACAACCTGCCAAAGGACGCTTCCTTCACTCCACAGCAAACAGCAGAAATTGAAACCCGTTTTCAAAAGAATTTGAAGCTGCAGGAATTAGATGACGATTTCCTCGTATTCGTCTCCTCCTTCGGCCTCCTCCAATACTTGATCACTCCAATCTTGTTTGCCCTTGGCCTCAAACTTCAATCGTCAAACAAACCCGACACGCAATTCGGCATCGCATTTACGATTATCGCATCCCTT from Verrucomicrobiia bacterium harbors:
- a CDS encoding helix-turn-helix domain-containing protein, with amino-acid sequence MPWPVKDLMSVRLEFVSLASQPEANVRQLCRRFEISPTVGYKWLERYEKGGVEALANQSRRPLRSPGQTSQEMADKVVALRQAHPAWGARKLRRRLQDLGVTELPATSTITGILHRHGLISPAQSLAAQPYQRFERSAPNQLWQVDFKGDFPLAQGRCHPLCSVDDHSRYNVLLAAC
- a CDS encoding leucine-rich repeat domain-containing protein → MRLNFTKRSRLVGVLILALLLLGFGFYYASTQNEHRAAIQAIRDAGGRFGYDYENYNNPQGLAPHTWVPPWLQRLIGPEWKDMFHQVDYVIFEGGESPTDETMAAISKLPKITLLVLWGNRTVTSQGYAHIGSLKNLTLLSIQATSLDDTGMLHLKDLKKLQHLQLCNTQITDQSAPILKNLPALKELWLDDTKISKPAARDIEKALPKTMVTY